In Pedobacter sp. WC2423, the following are encoded in one genomic region:
- a CDS encoding GNAT family N-acetyltransferase: MSELLKETTVILENERALIRPLRLADHEHLLPFSLNEPEIWHYSLSSAGGAENLTAYIKAAMDDKEKDKSYPFIIFDKQTNSYAGSTRYYDIQPVFKTLLMGYTWYGGDFQGTGLNKNCKYLLLKYAFEDLGMERVEFRADNSNHRSLAAMKSIGCKLEGVLRNHMPDGHGGRRDSAVLSILRKEWFDFAKANLEEKL, from the coding sequence ATGAGCGAATTACTGAAAGAAACTACTGTTATATTAGAGAATGAACGTGCTTTAATCCGCCCGCTTAGGCTGGCCGACCATGAACATTTACTGCCTTTTTCATTGAATGAACCTGAAATATGGCACTATTCGTTGTCAAGTGCAGGCGGTGCTGAAAATCTGACTGCGTATATCAAAGCGGCGATGGATGATAAGGAAAAAGACAAATCTTATCCTTTTATTATTTTTGATAAGCAAACCAACAGTTATGCTGGTTCTACACGGTATTATGATATACAGCCAGTTTTCAAAACATTGCTCATGGGGTACACCTGGTATGGTGGTGATTTCCAGGGTACAGGGCTCAATAAAAATTGCAAATATCTTTTATTAAAGTATGCCTTTGAAGACCTGGGCATGGAAAGAGTTGAATTCAGGGCAGACAATAGTAACCACAGAAGTCTCGCTGCGATGAAAAGTATTGGCTGTAAACTTGAAGGAGTACTTCGTAACCATATGCCTGATGGACATGGAGGCAGAAGAGATAGTGCTGTTCTCAGTATTTTGAGAAAAGAATGGTTTGATTTTGCGAAAGCAAATCTGGAAGAGAAGTTGTAA
- a CDS encoding DUF5777 family beta-barrel protein, which translates to MIQKRLMLFWKNLLLTGLVLSSFHGFGQDLEKELTNTNPGHEKVFATFKDTKLINGHTNETIHKNELEFKVDHRFGDIAGSNGGLKQFFGLDNSTDVRIGFDYGLTDRLSIGLARAKGATNVQQLYEGSIKYRLLEQTTDDYIPVAVTLFGSNTIAAVKASDDPAAATAYHKFSDRMNFVSQVILARKFNSNFSFSLTPTYVHKNFTAFRDQNDLFAIGAGARAKISKRMAIVVDYFLPFRNKEDKAYLEQTSGVKFYNPLGVGLEIETGGHVFHLNFTNAAAIEEMQYISQTTSSWLKGQYRWGFSIARRFSFNKNKKEKI; encoded by the coding sequence ATGATACAAAAACGATTAATGTTATTCTGGAAAAACCTACTGCTGACAGGACTTGTTCTCAGCAGCTTTCATGGTTTTGGACAAGACCTGGAAAAAGAACTGACCAATACGAACCCGGGTCATGAAAAAGTGTTTGCTACATTTAAAGACACTAAACTAATTAACGGGCACACCAATGAAACGATCCATAAAAATGAACTTGAATTCAAGGTTGATCACCGCTTTGGAGACATCGCAGGCAGCAACGGCGGATTAAAACAGTTCTTTGGACTTGACAATTCTACCGATGTAAGAATTGGTTTTGATTACGGGCTCACCGACAGGCTGAGTATTGGTCTGGCCAGGGCAAAAGGTGCAACAAATGTACAACAGTTATACGAAGGAAGCATAAAATATAGATTACTGGAACAGACTACGGATGATTATATTCCTGTTGCTGTTACCCTGTTTGGAAGCAATACAATTGCCGCAGTTAAGGCCAGTGATGATCCTGCCGCAGCTACAGCTTACCATAAATTCAGTGACCGGATGAATTTTGTCAGCCAGGTTATCCTGGCCAGGAAGTTTAATTCAAATTTCTCCTTCAGCCTTACGCCAACTTACGTGCATAAAAATTTTACTGCTTTCAGAGATCAGAATGATCTTTTTGCCATTGGGGCAGGTGCAAGAGCTAAAATCAGTAAACGCATGGCTATTGTGGTTGATTATTTTCTTCCGTTCCGCAATAAAGAAGACAAAGCTTACCTGGAACAAACCAGTGGAGTGAAATTTTATAACCCTTTAGGTGTAGGCCTTGAAATTGAAACTGGCGGACACGTTTTTCACCTGAACTTCACCAATGCCGCAGCGATAGAAGAGATGCAGTATATCTCGCAGACAACCAGTTCGTGGCTAAAAGGTCAGTATCGATGGGGTTTCAGTATTGCCAGAAGATTCTCTTTCAATAAGAACAAAAAAGAGAAAATATAG
- a CDS encoding RagB/SusD family nutrient uptake outer membrane protein: MKKIIKLSAVLLVLLTLGSCKKYLDIEPVGKVVPKTANDFRDLLNTAYAGFSTNKSLLAIRTDELAIDESGNDIAFYRDLFKWNDASPDPVTTSFQYLEFYKTIFYANEVIAEVQEKAGKSAETDQLKGEAYLLRAYSHFELLNVYAKPYLAATAGTDRGIPLSIKMDLEQKYAPATIEAVYNQVIEDINEGQKLLNVATFEAGKNYRFTTRAALALKARVYEFKGDWNNSLAAAQQALAINNQLEDLNVEGSKLPNHYQAKENILSMEKTLVVSVAQSFFISSHLLNIYNQENDLRFPMYFSKSSKGYVSQKTTGNETKISFRNGELYLIQAEAALQTGNTALATESLLALKAKRLKPAYFLTEQTRIQALAKTELLKEIYAERERELALEGHRWYDLRRYGQPALTHTISGTTYTLQLNDPRYTLRFPKDAIVNNPNLL, from the coding sequence ATGAAGAAAATTATAAAATTATCTGCTGTGCTATTGGTGTTACTCACCCTGGGCAGTTGTAAAAAATATTTAGATATAGAACCCGTAGGAAAAGTTGTCCCTAAAACTGCAAATGATTTCAGGGATTTACTGAATACAGCCTATGCTGGATTCTCCACTAATAAATCACTTTTGGCTATAAGGACAGATGAATTGGCTATCGATGAATCTGGTAATGATATCGCATTTTATCGTGATCTTTTTAAATGGAATGATGCTTCTCCGGATCCTGTAACAACCTCTTTCCAATACCTGGAATTTTATAAAACTATATTTTATGCCAATGAAGTGATTGCGGAAGTGCAGGAGAAGGCAGGTAAAAGTGCAGAAACAGATCAGTTAAAAGGAGAGGCTTACTTATTAAGAGCGTATAGCCACTTTGAATTACTGAATGTATATGCGAAACCTTACCTGGCGGCTACTGCTGGAACTGATCGTGGGATACCTTTATCAATCAAAATGGATCTGGAACAAAAATACGCTCCTGCTACTATTGAGGCTGTTTATAATCAGGTGATTGAAGATATCAATGAAGGTCAGAAATTATTAAATGTAGCTACCTTCGAGGCTGGAAAGAACTATCGTTTTACGACGCGTGCGGCACTGGCGCTGAAAGCCAGAGTTTATGAATTTAAAGGAGACTGGAACAATTCATTAGCTGCTGCTCAGCAGGCTTTAGCAATCAACAATCAGTTGGAAGACCTGAATGTTGAGGGTAGTAAATTACCCAATCATTATCAGGCTAAAGAGAATATCCTGTCGATGGAGAAAACATTAGTGGTTTCTGTAGCGCAGTCTTTCTTTATCTCATCACATTTGCTTAATATTTATAATCAGGAGAATGATCTTCGTTTTCCAATGTACTTCAGTAAATCAAGCAAAGGTTACGTTTCTCAGAAAACAACAGGAAACGAAACTAAGATTTCTTTCCGTAACGGAGAACTCTATCTGATCCAGGCCGAAGCAGCTTTACAAACCGGGAATACTGCGCTGGCAACGGAAAGTTTACTGGCACTTAAGGCTAAGCGTTTAAAGCCTGCTTATTTCCTGACAGAGCAAACGAGAATTCAGGCTTTAGCGAAAACAGAGCTGCTAAAGGAGATTTATGCAGAGCGTGAAAGAGAATTAGCTTTAGAAGGTCATCGCTGGTATGATTTAAGAAGATATGGACAGCCTGCTTTGACGCATACCATATCGGGCACAACTTATACTTTACAGCTAAACGATCCAAGATATACATTGAGATTCCCTAAGGATGCGATCGTGAATAACCCAAATCTATTATAG
- a CDS encoding LytR/AlgR family response regulator transcription factor — translation MTVLIIEDEELAAITLQNMLVHINPEIQVHAVVGTVEAAVNWLQHHQADLLFMDIHLGDGESFQIFQKVEVSSPVIFTTAYDQYTLKAFKNQGIDYLLKPFDEEDVRSALTKLNNIRQTSSVNTPALVQKVEDVLGKTRNRFMVKVGKLIKTVPADQVAYFMADDKYLFLVTKDQQNYIIEETIGSLEPKLDQDNFFRINRKFIIHINAIKEMYKLSRNRVRIHLSPKPENVEVVVSEERAEAFKKWLDQ, via the coding sequence ATGACTGTACTGATTATTGAGGACGAAGAACTCGCTGCAATCACCTTGCAGAATATGCTCGTACACATTAATCCCGAAATACAGGTACATGCAGTTGTCGGAACAGTAGAAGCTGCGGTAAACTGGCTACAACACCATCAGGCAGATCTTTTGTTTATGGACATCCATTTGGGTGATGGAGAAAGTTTCCAGATTTTCCAGAAGGTAGAAGTCAGCAGTCCGGTTATCTTCACTACGGCATACGATCAATATACTTTAAAGGCTTTTAAAAATCAGGGGATTGATTATCTGCTTAAACCTTTTGACGAAGAAGATGTACGTAGTGCATTAACGAAACTGAATAATATCCGCCAGACCAGCAGTGTCAATACTCCTGCACTGGTGCAAAAGGTGGAAGATGTATTAGGAAAAACGCGTAACCGGTTTATGGTGAAGGTTGGTAAGCTGATCAAAACAGTGCCTGCCGATCAGGTCGCTTATTTTATGGCCGATGATAAGTATCTTTTCCTGGTGACTAAAGATCAGCAAAACTATATTATTGAAGAAACTATTGGGAGTCTGGAACCCAAACTGGATCAGGATAATTTCTTCCGGATCAATAGGAAGTTTATCATCCATATCAATGCAATTAAAGAAATGTATAAACTTTCCCGGAACCGGGTCAGAATACATTTGTCTCCAAAACCAGAAAATGTGGAGGTTGTTGTTAGTGAAGAAAGAGCAGAAGCTTTTAAAAAATGGCTTGACCAGTAA
- a CDS encoding YceI family protein produces MKRVLLFICICLFAIHARAQDILVSKNASVSFFSSTVVEDIEGKSNTASSVINAKTKELIFKVSNTSFQFPKKLMQEHFNENYMESDKFPFSKFSGKITDDVDLSKDGNYTVSVAGNLDIHGVVKPYKCKVTLAIAQGVITAKTTFKVKIEDHNIKVPSLVFKHIAEFVEVRLSAVYQPKKPS; encoded by the coding sequence ATGAAAAGGGTATTACTCTTTATCTGCATTTGTCTATTCGCAATTCATGCCCGCGCCCAGGACATTTTAGTCAGTAAAAACGCATCTGTTTCTTTCTTTTCCAGTACAGTCGTTGAGGATATAGAAGGAAAAAGCAATACAGCCAGTTCTGTGATCAACGCTAAAACTAAAGAACTCATTTTTAAAGTCAGCAATACCTCATTTCAGTTCCCAAAAAAACTGATGCAAGAGCACTTTAATGAAAATTATATGGAAAGCGACAAATTTCCATTTTCCAAGTTCAGCGGAAAAATCACAGATGATGTTGACCTCAGCAAAGATGGAAATTACACCGTTTCTGTAGCAGGGAATCTGGATATTCATGGGGTAGTCAAGCCTTATAAATGCAAAGTAACCCTGGCCATCGCTCAGGGAGTAATTACGGCAAAAACAACCTTTAAAGTGAAAATCGAAGATCACAATATCAAAGTACCTTCTCTGGTTTTCAAGCATATTGCCGAATTCGTAGAAGTACGTTTATCCGCAGTATATCAACCTAAAAAACCATCCTGA
- a CDS encoding patatin-like phospholipase family protein has product MEYSVLQPRKPEHIALSFSGGGFRAASYALGCLSYMETVYIDGKKLTSLVHFISSASGGTITNLAYTVSQRKGQSFADFYASMNKHILHGTKLIDRVFKILNAESAWKKRPGKSRNIINAFSIAYDELLFKEEVFGIYWNPVKNGVKEVCANATEFDNGMLFRFQNAGLPGNKFLRFKAQHAALETLKKIKLADILACSSCFPVGFEPFVFPNDFTYTQLSKSELEAAIKTDPRFSPDKGEQAIIPPAHFVLMDGGIDDNQGIDSFTKAEERLQNKNVFGYDLYITCDVSSNYTSGYNFPEENKKSWLQRLNLLQYLLILILFTGICITGVLTKTYVELSFSLLGISSALLLTTICFSITGFLAYQKVQEKKQTYGIVILGRISYFLRLRLSVLLQLIISRATSVAYLSAIVFLKKIRRVSYDRLFEKISERKLKADGTLLKKGEQESLVQQIELKHWRQFTLMNAIYLLSPKNDFQRIADLKSEPWYKNNLTVQINGKKMNLNELMKPTLVLQQVAELATEMDTSLWFDKNHLAENRPAALIATGQFTTCYSLLRYAFRFDQNDPYWGDLQNRLAQDWWDFNQSPFQQYNKS; this is encoded by the coding sequence ATGGAATATTCAGTGCTTCAACCACGAAAACCTGAACATATTGCATTAAGCTTTTCAGGTGGTGGTTTCCGGGCAGCATCTTACGCACTGGGCTGTTTGTCCTATATGGAGACTGTTTATATTGATGGTAAAAAGCTGACCTCACTTGTTCATTTTATTTCTTCTGCATCGGGCGGAACCATTACCAACCTGGCCTATACTGTCAGCCAGCGAAAGGGACAATCTTTCGCTGACTTTTATGCCAGCATGAACAAGCATATTTTGCATGGGACCAAATTAATTGACCGTGTTTTTAAGATCCTCAATGCTGAAAGCGCCTGGAAAAAGCGTCCTGGTAAATCAAGAAATATCATCAATGCTTTTTCAATTGCCTACGATGAACTGCTTTTTAAAGAAGAAGTGTTTGGTATTTACTGGAACCCTGTTAAAAATGGCGTTAAAGAAGTTTGCGCCAATGCCACAGAATTTGATAATGGTATGCTCTTTCGTTTCCAGAATGCGGGTTTACCAGGAAATAAATTCCTAAGATTTAAAGCACAACACGCTGCACTGGAAACCCTGAAAAAGATTAAGCTCGCAGATATATTAGCCTGTTCTTCCTGTTTCCCGGTAGGCTTTGAACCTTTCGTATTTCCGAATGATTTCACCTATACTCAATTAAGTAAAAGCGAACTGGAAGCTGCAATTAAAACAGACCCGCGTTTTTCCCCTGATAAAGGAGAACAAGCGATCATACCTCCTGCTCATTTTGTATTAATGGATGGTGGAATTGATGATAACCAGGGGATCGATTCTTTTACAAAAGCAGAAGAAAGACTTCAGAACAAAAATGTATTCGGCTATGACCTGTACATTACCTGTGATGTAAGCAGTAACTATACCAGTGGCTATAATTTCCCTGAGGAAAATAAAAAGAGCTGGCTGCAAAGGCTTAACCTTTTACAATACCTGCTGATTTTAATCCTGTTCACTGGAATATGTATCACTGGAGTACTAACTAAAACCTATGTTGAATTATCATTTTCACTTTTAGGAATCAGTTCTGCCTTACTGCTGACCACGATCTGTTTTTCCATTACTGGTTTCCTTGCCTATCAAAAAGTGCAGGAAAAGAAACAGACCTATGGCATCGTTATTCTTGGGCGTATTTCATATTTCTTACGCCTGCGGCTCAGTGTTCTTTTACAGCTGATTATTTCACGTGCCACCTCAGTAGCTTATCTTTCAGCCATTGTATTTCTAAAAAAAATAAGAAGAGTATCTTACGATAGATTATTTGAGAAGATCTCTGAGCGGAAGCTCAAAGCCGATGGTACCTTATTGAAAAAGGGGGAACAAGAAAGTTTAGTGCAGCAAATAGAATTGAAACATTGGCGGCAATTCACCCTGATGAATGCGATCTACTTGCTGAGTCCTAAAAATGACTTTCAGCGAATTGCAGATCTTAAAAGTGAACCCTGGTACAAAAATAACCTGACTGTACAGATCAATGGAAAAAAAATGAACCTGAACGAACTGATGAAGCCCACCCTGGTTTTACAGCAGGTAGCTGAACTCGCCACAGAAATGGATACTTCACTCTGGTTCGACAAAAATCATCTGGCAGAGAACAGACCTGCAGCATTGATTGCAACCGGGCAGTTTACAACGTGCTACAGTTTGTTGCGTTATGCTTTCAGATTTGATCAGAATGATCCCTACTGGGGTGATCTTCAAAACAGGCTGGCACAAGACTGGTGGGATTTTAATCAATCACCATTTCAGCAATACAATAAATCCTGA
- a CDS encoding BamA/TamA family outer membrane protein translates to MKNATLLLFFLFSAAFVNAQDSIKYRVIFIGDAGEMNVAQRESLKNAAKHVIAGKTTVMYLGDNIYPRGMGLPGSKEEETTKQILQSQFQPMRQMGAAVYFIPGNHDWDKMGPDGLAKIIRQGEYLAEQNDSLLKMIPPNGCPDPTAIQLTDNLTIIAFDSEWWLYPYAKQNPESECSCKTKDDVIAWMQELLEANRGKVILFADHHPLQSYGAHGGYFSLKNHIFPLTSLNKNLYIPLPIIGSLYPLLRSSFLSPEDLKHPFYKDMIKKINGVFGAYPNLTYFSGHDHGLQLIKSEQLNLQVVSGGGAKHSANKKGKNSIFQESEQGYVTADLLMNNDMRYDFYVYTEGGVKKVYSYTKPFVPVARESGNTVKVITKDSISIKIYPKYDSVSKVHRFFFGENYRKEYALETKVQVIRLSEIKGGLTPLQRGGGFQSHSLRMVDKQGKEWVLRSVEKYPESLLPENLRETFAKDILKDNMSAQHPFSALIVPDIAEAVGVAHANPIIGWISPDANLGKYGRVFENTLCLLEEREPTGKSDNTYKMYKKLAKDNDYTYDGPQYLRAKALDIVIGDWDRHFDQWRWTLDKTGEREVYQPVPRDRDQVFYLSQGLIPRYAQSSYLLPMIQGYERNVNDVNWFVWESRAMATRLLSQLSEKQWMDIIHTFCADLTDQVMEKALKKLPEPGYSLRHDQLLAQLKERRAKLPAMMNEYYHFLNKIVDIQASDKGELIEISDAAGGGLTVNIHQLSKNKKVKEQMFIKTFDPKITKEIRLYTHNGNDSLILNNKGTDIQLRIIGGHGVKAYHVENSYHRVKLYDKVDSAVFTGDAGRFTKILSNDTGNVSYKQTDLYHRSMYLLNGGFNKDDGLSLGFSVKFMNPGFRKFPYGNIQQFSFIHSFSTKAFKFDYRGEWMHTFGKADLILQASAYAPHNTQNFFGAGNETSFDNSIDGISYYRARFSLYQFDPALRWKRTKSSFSIGPSFQYYSFNKDDNTGRFINNSANLHSSDSLTISKDKLYTGVVVNFINNTRNNEILPSLGSYINLKLQGYTGLNKYSNTYGQFTGSVALYKNLDSRANFVIAERFGGAVTVGKQPFYQSAFLGGEGTLLGFRQFRFAGDHSFYNNLEMRIKLADFVSYVLPGQFGLLGFHDIGRVWKKGEDSTKWHNGVGGGLYFAPASMTVVRVVAGHSDEGWYPYISLSFRY, encoded by the coding sequence ATGAAAAATGCTACGCTCTTACTCTTCTTTTTATTCAGTGCTGCTTTTGTTAATGCACAAGATTCTATAAAATACCGGGTCATTTTTATTGGTGATGCCGGAGAAATGAATGTTGCACAAAGAGAGTCTTTAAAAAATGCGGCTAAACATGTCATTGCCGGAAAAACTACAGTGATGTACCTGGGAGATAATATCTATCCAAGAGGAATGGGTTTACCCGGAAGTAAAGAAGAAGAAACGACCAAACAGATTCTGCAATCTCAATTTCAGCCGATGCGTCAAATGGGAGCTGCGGTCTATTTTATTCCGGGAAACCACGATTGGGATAAAATGGGACCGGATGGCTTGGCTAAAATCATCCGTCAGGGAGAATACCTGGCTGAGCAAAATGACTCTTTATTAAAAATGATTCCGCCAAACGGATGTCCTGATCCGACAGCGATCCAACTCACAGACAACTTAACGATTATTGCTTTTGATAGCGAATGGTGGTTATATCCTTACGCCAAACAAAACCCTGAATCTGAATGCAGCTGCAAGACTAAAGATGATGTAATTGCCTGGATGCAGGAATTGCTGGAAGCCAACAGGGGAAAGGTCATATTATTTGCCGATCATCACCCATTGCAGAGCTACGGCGCGCACGGTGGATATTTCAGCTTAAAAAACCATATTTTCCCATTAACCTCACTGAATAAAAATCTATATATCCCTTTGCCCATTATCGGTTCATTGTATCCATTACTGCGCTCTTCGTTTTTGAGTCCGGAAGACCTGAAGCATCCCTTTTATAAGGATATGATTAAAAAGATAAACGGGGTTTTCGGTGCTTATCCGAATCTTACTTATTTTTCAGGACATGATCATGGTTTACAGCTGATCAAAAGTGAACAGCTTAATCTACAGGTGGTGAGTGGTGGCGGAGCTAAACATTCTGCTAATAAAAAAGGGAAAAACTCTATTTTTCAGGAATCCGAACAAGGTTATGTAACTGCCGATTTGCTGATGAATAATGATATGCGTTACGATTTTTATGTATATACAGAGGGTGGTGTCAAAAAAGTATACAGTTATACTAAACCTTTTGTACCTGTTGCCCGTGAATCCGGGAATACAGTAAAAGTGATCACAAAAGATAGTATTTCTATCAAAATATATCCAAAATATGATAGTGTAAGTAAAGTTCACCGGTTCTTTTTCGGAGAGAATTACAGGAAAGAATACGCGCTGGAAACTAAAGTACAAGTGATCAGGCTTTCTGAGATTAAAGGAGGGCTGACACCATTACAGCGGGGTGGTGGATTTCAGTCACACTCTTTGCGTATGGTGGATAAGCAAGGAAAAGAATGGGTACTAAGAAGTGTAGAGAAATATCCTGAATCGTTGTTGCCAGAGAATCTGAGGGAAACTTTTGCGAAGGATATTTTAAAAGATAACATGTCTGCACAGCATCCGTTTTCGGCATTAATTGTGCCGGATATCGCTGAAGCCGTTGGGGTAGCACACGCTAATCCAATTATCGGATGGATCTCTCCGGATGCTAATCTGGGTAAGTACGGAAGAGTATTTGAAAATACACTTTGTCTTCTGGAAGAAAGAGAACCAACCGGTAAGTCTGATAACACTTATAAAATGTATAAGAAACTGGCCAAAGACAACGACTATACTTATGACGGGCCTCAATACCTGAGAGCAAAAGCATTGGATATAGTGATCGGAGATTGGGACAGACATTTTGATCAGTGGAGATGGACGCTGGATAAAACAGGCGAAAGAGAAGTTTATCAGCCAGTCCCACGTGACCGTGACCAGGTATTTTATCTGAGTCAGGGACTCATTCCGCGCTATGCACAGTCTTCTTACCTGCTGCCAATGATTCAAGGCTATGAAAGAAATGTGAATGATGTCAACTGGTTTGTCTGGGAAAGCCGGGCAATGGCTACCCGTTTATTAAGTCAGTTATCAGAAAAACAGTGGATGGATATTATTCATACTTTTTGTGCTGATTTAACAGATCAGGTGATGGAAAAAGCATTGAAGAAGTTGCCCGAACCGGGGTATTCTTTACGTCATGACCAGCTGCTGGCACAATTGAAAGAAAGAAGAGCGAAATTACCTGCGATGATGAATGAATATTATCATTTCTTAAATAAAATTGTAGACATACAGGCGAGTGATAAAGGAGAACTGATAGAAATTTCGGATGCTGCTGGTGGCGGGTTAACAGTGAATATACACCAGTTATCTAAAAATAAAAAGGTAAAAGAGCAAATGTTCATCAAGACCTTTGATCCGAAAATTACGAAAGAAATCAGGTTATATACTCACAATGGAAATGATAGTCTTATTTTAAACAATAAAGGAACTGATATTCAATTACGCATTATCGGTGGTCATGGAGTTAAAGCTTATCATGTAGAAAACTCTTATCATCGGGTAAAACTTTACGATAAGGTTGATAGTGCTGTTTTTACGGGAGATGCCGGCAGATTTACTAAAATATTATCTAATGATACTGGCAATGTTTCTTACAAGCAAACAGACCTATACCACAGAAGTATGTATTTGCTGAATGGCGGATTTAACAAAGATGATGGATTATCATTAGGCTTCTCTGTTAAATTTATGAATCCTGGATTCAGAAAATTCCCTTATGGAAATATACAGCAGTTTTCTTTTATCCACTCTTTTAGTACAAAAGCTTTTAAGTTTGACTACCGCGGGGAATGGATGCACACTTTCGGGAAAGCAGATTTAATTTTACAGGCCAGTGCTTATGCGCCGCACAATACACAAAATTTCTTTGGTGCGGGGAATGAAACCTCTTTTGATAATTCTATTGATGGGATCAGCTATTACCGCGCAAGGTTTAGTTTATACCAATTTGATCCGGCATTGCGTTGGAAACGGACAAAATCTTCTTTCAGTATCGGGCCGTCTTTTCAATATTATAGTTTCAACAAGGATGACAATACCGGAAGGTTTATTAATAACAGTGCGAACCTGCACTCATCAGATAGCCTGACTATCTCAAAAGATAAATTATATACTGGTGTTGTGGTTAATTTTATCAACAATACCCGGAACAATGAAATCCTGCCTTCTTTAGGAAGTTATATCAATCTGAAATTGCAGGGTTATACGGGACTGAATAAATATTCGAATACCTATGGGCAGTTTACCGGAAGTGTGGCTTTGTATAAAAATCTGGATAGCAGGGCTAATTTTGTAATTGCAGAGCGTTTTGGGGGTGCAGTAACTGTAGGTAAACAACCCTTTTATCAGTCTGCATTTTTAGGTGGGGAAGGAACGCTGCTGGGCTTCCGTCAATTCCGGTTTGCTGGTGATCATAGTTTTTACAATAACCTTGAAATGCGCATTAAACTGGCAGATTTTGTGAGTTATGTATTGCCGGGGCAATTTGGATTGCTTGGTTTTCATGATATAGGAAGAGTGTGGAAAAAAGGAGAAGACTCCACTAAATGGCACAATGGCGTGGGTGGGGGATTGTATTTTGCACCTGCTTCTATGACGGTTGTCCGTGTTGTTGCCGGACATTCTGATGAAGGATGGTATCCTTATATCTCTTTAAGTTTCCGTTATTAA
- a CDS encoding cytochrome c gives MSKFTYPVITIMMTLLILSACSKNQADEPKPVVPEKPGTKVSYAEVMQPLLQAKCAGCHAPGNRASAAWSFNGYTSVTGNADRIKQAVLVSKTMPIGGTLSATELQSIKDWFDQGMLQ, from the coding sequence ATGTCAAAATTCACCTATCCTGTGATTACGATCATGATGACTTTACTTATTTTATCAGCCTGTTCAAAAAACCAGGCTGATGAACCTAAACCTGTGGTACCGGAAAAACCCGGTACCAAGGTTTCTTATGCCGAAGTAATGCAACCGCTGCTTCAGGCTAAATGTGCCGGATGCCATGCTCCGGGTAACAGAGCCTCTGCTGCCTGGAGTTTTAATGGGTATACCTCTGTTACTGGTAATGCAGATAGAATCAAACAGGCTGTTTTAGTCAGTAAAACTATGCCGATCGGAGGAACACTCTCTGCCACAGAACTTCAATCTATTAAAGACTGGTTTGACCAGGGTATGCTCCAATAA